Genomic DNA from Myxococcus guangdongensis:
CGGCGCAACCCGAAGGCATCGATGGCCCTCTCCAGCGAACCCGAGAGATAGAGCCCGTGAGGTAGCCCCGAGACGAATCGCTCATCGGGCTCAAGCCCACTCGCCAGGGAGAAGATGGAGCGAATCCCCTGTGACTCCAGCCTTCGATATCCGCGGTCGAGCACATCCGGCGTCGTGGAGGGCGCGTTGAAGCCCTCCTTCGAGATGGCCGTGGGACGCCCGTGCTTCATCCAGGTCTTCAACAGGCCCACAGGCTCGCGAAGTCGCACGCCGCCACTGACATCTACCAGTCCCTCCTGGGTGAGCCGCTTGATGACCCCGTGGGCATACGTGTAGCTCGTCTGGGTCTGGTCCGAGAGAGCGCGCACCGTCCAGCGGCGGCCGGGGAACTTGAGCAGCACGCGCACGATGCGACTGCCCTTGCCGTGGAACACGGGCTCACGCGGGACACGACTCGATGAACCGCTCCCCTGAATCCTGATGAAGGTGCTCCCCGCGCGCAGGAAGAACGTTCCGCGTTGATCCACCAGCGCGAGTTCGTTGTTCGCGCACGCCTCGACCACACGGGGCGACGCGGAGTCGGTGACGAGCATCGGAACTCGGAAGGTCGGCAGCTTGCCGACGTCCGACTCCCTGAGGCGAAGCTGCTCACGGAGCGACTGCAACTTGTCCTTCTGGGCCACCACCTGCGCGGGGAACAAGGGCGCACGGTAGCTCAACAACACTGGGACCTTTGCCTCGGAAAGCCGGACCTCCGCGAGGTCATAGGCCGACTCCCCTCCCGGACCTGTTCGAGGGACGACGAGCCCCTCCTGGCGCACCAGTTCCACGCCCGGCGGAAGCGCCGGTGGGTTCTCCCAGAACTCTTCTCTGAAGTGGGGTCTCTCAGGCTTCATTCAATTTTGTCGATACTGGCGCATTCAGCGCCAAACTGGCGCAAGATTAGCGCCATTCTTGGCGCTATCGACAAAATTAAGTCACCAGCATCAAAGCCCGCGCAGGTGCCACAGAGGGCCCGCAAGGCCGAGCCCCCGCCCTGCGCTCAGTGCCCCGACGCGGCCTTCGGAGGAGTCGCCACGGGCGCACCGCCACCCGGGGGCGCGGTGGGCGCCTCCGGCCGCGCGAGCGTCTCCGGGGACTCCGCCATCGCGTACGTCACCCACGCCGTGGCGGCCGTGCTGCGCGCCAGGTCCTGTGGCTCCACCTTGTCCAACGTGTCCGCGTGCGTGTGGTGCACATCGAAGTAGCGGCTCGCATCCACCTCCACGCCGAAGAACGGCACGCGCGCGGGAACGAGCGGGCTGATGTCCGCGCCCCCGGCCTCACGCGTGGAGAACTGCGCCGCGCCGAGCGCCACCAGCGGCGACAGCCACGGCTCCAGCAGCTCCTTGCCACCCGGCCCCGAGCGCAGGCTCACCGCCACCGGCCGCCCGCCACCCGAGTCCATCTCCATGGCGGCCACGTGCTTGGACAGCTCCGCCGCGTGCGCCTCCGCGTATGCACGTCCACCGCGCAGGCCGTTCTCCTCGTTCATGTACAGCACCACCCGCACCGTGCGCCGGGGCGCCTGGGGCAGCTTCGCGATGAGCCGCGCGGCCTCCATCACCATCACCACGCCCGCGCCGTCGTCATGCGCGCCCGTACCCACATCCCACGAGTCCAGGTGCGCGCTGATGAGGACGATCTCCTGCGGCTTCTCACGGCCACGCACCTCGGCGACCACGTTGTGCGAATCCGCGTCCGGAAGCTCCGAGCACCCGAGCACCATCTTCACGCGCACCGGCCCCTTCGCAATCAGACGGTGGAGCTGGTCCGCCTCCTCCGTCGTCACCGACGCGGCGGGGATGCGAGGCCCCTCGTCATCGAAGCGCGTGGAGCCCGTGTGCGGCGTGCGCAGCGACGCCGTGGCCAGCGAGCGCACCAGCGAGCCCACCGCGCCCGCCTTCGCCGCGAGCGCCGGGCCTCGACCGCGCAGCCCCGCGAAGCGTCCGTAGTCCGCGGGCGACGACATGGTGTGGTTGAAGAAGACAATCTTCCCCTTCACCGAGTCACCCAGCGTCGCGAGCGCCTCCAGCGACGTCACCTCCACCACCTCGGCGGTGAGGCCCTCGGGCGCCGTCGGCGGGCTGCCACCCAGCGCGAGGATGAACAGCGGATGGCCGCGCGTGAGCTCGGACGGGAGAATCTCCGCGCGCTCCTCGCCGCGCACCCAGCGAGGCACCTTCACGGGCTCGGTCCACGCCTTCACGCCATCCGCCTTGAAGCTCTTGAGCGCCCACTGCACCGCGGCGGCGGCGCCCTCGGAGCCCGACAGGCGCGGGCCAATCCCATCCGTCAGCTCCGCGAGCCGCGCGTAGGAATGTCCTTCCGTCAGCGCGGGGCCCACCAGCTTCTCCGCCACGGCCAGCGGCGGCGCATACGCCTTCTTCGCGGGCGCGGCGGACTTCACGGGGGCCGAGGACTTCGCGGGAGCAGCGGGGGCGGCACCCGACACGAGCTGCAGCGCCAGGGATGACGACAGGATGAGCGTGGAGACGGGCAAGAGGACCTCCGGAAGAGGCGCCCACTCTCCGCCCGGCCCTCAGGCCTCGCAAGCCCGATGCGCTCGACGCACCGTGCGAGTCCAAGACGCTTGCTGCGTGAACCTGGAGAGGATTTCGGAGAATCCCAGGGGCCACCGCGCGCCGAGAGGGGGAACGCGGCGCGCGGGGCTCAACTGGGACTTCATACGGCGGTATCGCTTTTGGGGGAGGCAATAGCCGCCGCTGCGTCTCACTCTTTGGGAGGAAACGTGGCGGGCATGTTGAAGATCATTCGCAACGCCGTCAAGCCCGGTACCTCACTCAGCGTACAAGCGGACAATCTTTTCCCAGGAAGTGGTTCATTTTTACAGCCACATCATCATCAAGAGGTGATGAAATGTGGTATTCAGCGGATAATCGGTCCATGACGACAGACGAGGCATTCTTCACCCTCTACGGCGACCTGCCACGGCTGGGTCCTGGCAGTGACGCCTGCACACGTGAGGCATTGGGGCGCCTGCCATCCCTGCCACCCGCCCCCCGCGTCGTGGACCTGGGCTGCGGCAACGGAAGACAGACGTTGGTGCTCGCCGAAGCCTTGCGGACCCCCATCCTCGCGGTGGATCTCCACCCACCCTTCCTCCACCAACTCGAACAGGACGCCCGCGCGCGAGGACTGCAAACCTTCATCCAGACACGCTGTCAGGACATGGGTGCGCTCGACCTCCCCCACGAATCCGTGGACCTGCTCTGGTCCGAGGGTGCCATCTACCATCTGGGCTTCGGCCCCGGCCTCACGCGCTGGCGGCCCCTGCTCGCCCCCGGAGGCGTCACCGCCATCACCGAGTGCACCTGGCTCACCGACGCCCGCCCCACCGAGGCCGTGGACTTCTGGGCCCAGGGCTCCCCCTCCATGGGCACCGTCGAGGAGAACCGCGCCGCCGCCCACGCCGCGGGCCTCGAGGTGCTGGACACCTTCACCCTCCCGCCCTCCGCGTGGTGGGACAGCTATTACACCCCGCTGCTCGAGCGCGCCCGGCGCCTCGCCCCCACCGCCGACGAGCCCCTCCGCCAGGTCATCGCCGACGCCCACCGCGAGACGGACCTCTACCGTCACCACGGCCACGCCTACGGCTACGTCTTCTATCTGTTGCGCCGCCCCACCTGAGCGATTGCGCTGTCCTGGGAATGCGACAGGAATTGAGCCCCACCGTCAGGGCTCGGCCTTGTGGTTGCCCTGCACCCGGGCACCCACTCACACCCCTGGGTCAAAGAAATACGGACATGCATTTTTTCCAGAAATGGTGTCTATGTCGCTGAAGGCAAGTTAGTCCCCGTCACGCACCCAGCGACGCCATGTCCCCTCCCCCCAAGGGCCGTGGTGTGTCGAGCCTCAGGACGTCGAAGGAACGCAATGTTGATGGAGCAGTGGGCTCACCGATTCTTCGAGCTCTCGACCGAGCTGTTCGCGGTGCTGGGCTCGCAGGGACGGATTCTGGAAGCCAACCCGGCCTGGAACGTGACGGTGGGTTGGTCCCCCACGGAGCTGCGGCTGGAGGGCTATCGGGGCTTCATCCATCCCGAGGACCTCGCCTCGGTGGACTCCCGGTTGGAGTCGCTGACGCGGATGATGGGCACCACCCGCTTCTCCTGCCGCTGGCGCTGTCGGGACGGCACGTGGGCCTGGCTGGTGTGGAGCGTGGCCTGCTCCGCGGTGGGCGGCCCGCTGTACTGCACGGTGCGCAGGCTGGAGTCGCCTCCCGCGCTCGAGCCGGGGCGCGCCTCGTCCGAGGCCAGCGGCCCGCTGCCGCCGTGGGCGATGAGCGACAGCCTGCCCCTGGGGCTCTACGTGGTGGAGGTGCGCACGGGCACCGTCCTCTACGCCAACCACCGCTTCTGCCAGCTGTGGGGCATCGAGTCGCTGGAGGCCGCCCTTCGAAAGGGCCAGGTGTCCCACGAGGACGTGCTCGGCCACTGCCTGCGCGCGGGTGACGCGGCGAGCGTGCTGCGCCTGGTCTCCGCCGAGACGCAGCTGGACGTGCCGCCGCTGCACGCGGATGAAGCGCGGCTCACCAACGGCCGCACGCTGCGCAGGCTGTCCACGCCCATGGGCGCCAGCGGCGACGAGTCCCGCTACCGGCTGTTCGCGTTCGAGGACGTCACCGAGCGCAAGCGCACCGAGGAGGCCCTGCACCGCTCCGAGGAGAGCTTCCGCAAGCTCATCGAGACGGCGCCCGAGGTCATCTTCGTCCACCGCGACCAGCGCTTCGTCTACGTGAACCCCACGCTGCTGCGCGCGCTGAAGTACGACCACGCCAGCGAGCTCATCGGCCGGTCCATCTGGACCATCGTCCACCCGGACGACCTGGACCTGGTGCGCCAGCGCGTGCACGCGGTGGTGGCTCGGGGCGAGCTGGCTCCGCTGCGCGAGATTCGCTACCTGCGCCGCGACGGCACCTGGTTCGACGCGGAGAGCGCGGGGCTGCCCGTGGACTTCGACGGCGTGGGCGCCGTGGTGGTGATGGCGCGCGACATCACCGAGCGCAAGCGCATGCAGGCCCAGCTGCTCCAGTCGGACCGGATGGTGCTCGCCGGCACGCTCGCCGCGGGCGTGGGCCACGAAATCAACAACCCGCTCACCTACGTCATGGCCAACCTGGAGTCGGCCCTGGACGCGATGCACCGGCTGGGCGGAGAGCTGGGGAGGACGTTGCCCGACGGCGCGCTCGCGCCGAGCTGGTCCATGACCTTGAAGGACACGGTGGAGCTGCTCAAGGAGGCGCACGAGGGCGCCACCCGCGTGCGCAACATCGTCCGGGACTTGAAGTACATCTCCCGCCAGGAGGAGGAGCGGCGCGAGCTGCTCGACGTGCGCGAGTCACTCGAGTTCTCGCTCAAGCTGGCCTCCAGCGAGCTGCGCCCGCGCGCCCAGGTCATCAAGAGGTACGAGGACGTGCCGCGGGTCCACGCGGACGCGTCGCGGCTGGGGCAGGTGTTCCTGAACCTCGTCGTCAACGCGGCGCAGGCCATCCCCGAGGGGGACCCGACGAACCAGCGCGTGACGCTCTGGGTGCGCCCGGGGCCTCACGGCGGCGTGGCGGTGGACGTGAGCGACACGGGCAGCGGCATGCCCCCCAGCGTGCTCGCGCGCATCTTCGACCCGTTCTTCACCACCAAGGCGGTGGGCTCGGGCACGGGCCTGGGTCTGTCCATCTGCCATGGCATCATGCGCAGCCTGGGCGGTGACATCACCGTGCGCAGCGAGCCGGGACGCGGGACGACCTTCACGGTGCTCCTGCCCCCCGCGCCCGCGGACGCGGCGCCTCGCGAGGTGCCCGTGCTGCCCCCGCCCTCATCCGAGCGCGCCGGTCGGATGCTCGTCATCGACGACGAGCCCGCGGTGGGGCGCTCGCTGGCGCGCATCATCGGCAAGCGCCACCAGGTGACGGTGGTGAGCAGCGGCGAGGAGGCGTTGGCGAAGCTGGACTCGGGTGCTCCGTTCGACGCCATCTTCTGTGACCTGATGATGCCGGGCATCACCGGCATGGACGTCTACGAGCGGGTGCGTGAGCGGGAGCCCGGGTTGAGCCTGCGCTTCATCTTCATCACGGGCGGCTCGTACACGGCGCGGGCGCGACAGTTCCTGGAGCGCATCCCCAACCCGCGCATCGAGAAGCCGTTCGACGCGCAGATGATTCAGCAGCTGGTCGGAGAGGTATTGGCCGTCGGGGTCGACGGCGATGTCTCCGGCTTGAAGTGAACCCACCGCGCCGGACGTCCCGGCGCGCCCCTGAAGGGAGTTCCCTGGTGATTGGCGGCGGTTTCGTCATCGATGCGGTTACGCACGCGTACAACCTGCACCCGTCCAACTGGCGCGCCGGCAAGTACGCCGAGTCCCTGGCCCAGCTCATCTTCGGCCTGCACTCGGGGCTGTCCGGCGACACGCACCGTGTCGTGAAGCCGGAGCAGTTCATGAAGGACTGGTCCGTGGACGAGCTGGCCCACATCCTCTTCGTGGAGAGCGACATCGACCTCGCGGTGCACCACGTGCTGCCGCTGCAGACGCTCTACACGGACGGGCTGTGCTCGTACGAGAAGACGCTCGACATCAAGCGGCGCTTCCCGGACCGCTTCCTGGTGTACGCGGGCGTGGACCCGCTGCGCGGCACGGCGGCGCTGGAGGATTTGGAGAAGCAGGCGGAGGAGCTCAAGCCCACGGGGCTGAAGCTGTATCCGGCGGCGTGGCTGGGGGACTCGTTCAAGCACACGGGCTGGCGGATGGATGACCCGCGCATCGCGTTCCCGCTGTTCGAGCGAGCGCAGAAGCTGGGCATCAAGAACATCGCGGTGCACAAGGGCCTGCCGATGGGGGCGGTGCCCATCGAGGCGTACAAGGTCGACGACATCGGCGGCGCGGCGGATGCGTTCCCGGACCTGAACTTCGAAATCGTCCACGGCGGCATGGCGTTCCTGGACGAGACGGGCATGCAGCTGTCGCTGTTCCCCAACGTGTACGTGAACCTGGAGGTGACGGGGGCGCTGTTGGTGAAGCGCGAGCGCTGGTTCGCGGAGTCGCTGGCGCAGCTGCTCAAGTGGGCGGGCCCGGGGAAAATCATGTGGGGCTCCGGCACGGTGTTCAGCCACCCGCAGCCGGCGCTGCAGAAGTTCTGGAACGACTTCCAGCTGCCCGAGGAGCTCACCCAGGTGTGCGGCATGCAGGTGACGCCCGAGGTGAAGCGGATGATTCTCTGCGACAACTACGCGCGCTACGCGGGCGTGGACGTGGACGCGGTGAAGAAGCGCATCGCGAACGACGAGTTCGCGCGCAAGAAGGCGCAGGGGAACATCCAGCCGTACAGCTACAAGGGGGGCCAGCCGTGACGGCCGTGGAGAGCGCGTTGCGCGAGCGCATCCAGGAGATCCCGGACCCGTGCAGCCTGGCCACGGGCGTGCCGCTGGGCATCGGGGAGATGGGGCTCATCGAGAGCGTGGTGCACCAGGAGGGGAAGGTGACGGTGCGTCTGCACATCACCTCGCCCATGTGCATGATGGCCGCGTACTTCATGCGGGAGATCGAGCAGCGGCTCACGGGACAGGACGGTGTCGAGTCCGTGCACGTGGAGTTCGACCACGACTTGAAGTGGACGCCGCAGGACATCCACCCGGAGGCCCGGGAGCGGCTGGCGGCGAAGCGAATCACGATGCTCGGGGGGCGGATGATTCCCCGCGGTGAGGCGCCGACGTCGCGCTGAAGCGTGCTGTTCGTCTGGATTGGAGCGGGCTCGTCATCCGGGTGGGTGACGGGCCCTTTGCTTTGGGATGGGTATGGCGCGATGGATGGTGGTGTTGCTGTCGCTCGTGATGGGCTGTGCTTCCGAGGACCACGGGCTGCTGCGGTACCAGCGGTTCGGTGAGGGCTCGCCGCGGGGTGGGCGCGAGGACGTGGCGTCGGTGCATGGCGCGGTCCTTCACTCCGTCGATGAGGTGAAGGGCTCCTTGGGTGGGACGCGCGCCGCGCTTGTCGTGCTCGAGGAGCGGCCGTCGGACTTCGGGGGCCGGGGGTTCGATGGGGTGTTCGGGAGGTATCTCGAGCAGGGGACGCGACAGCTGACGTGGGCTCGGGGCGAGCTGGGGAGCGCGATGCTGTGGATGGGCGAGGCCTCGGAGGTGGAGGACCCGGACATGGAGCTGGCGCTGCTCCGGATGGCGGGGCCTCGGCTGCAGGCGGCGATGTTCGGAGCGCTGCTGGCGGCGACGTGGGTGGACTTCCTCCAGCTCGCGGACGCGGTGCTTCGACACTGCGCGGTGTGCGGGTCGGAGAAGTTGTTCGTGGACCTGGACCGGGTCCAGCGGTTGATGGAGCCCACGCTGAAGGAGCTCGCGTCAAAAGACTCCGTGCGCATCGAGGCGGCGGCGACGGCGATGCCGGTGTTGATGGGGACGTTGACGCGCGAGTTCGAGGGGATTCGTCGGGAGACGCGCGAGGCGATGGAGGTGGGCGGGAAGGTGATGGTGGCGGTGCAGGTGCTGGAGATGGCGGCGATGGTCTCCACGCTGAAGATGTCGCTGCCCCGGGTGCCTCCGGCCGCGCCCATGACGATGGGAGTGGGGCTGGTGATGAGCTCGGGAGGGGTGATGACAGGCTCGCGAATCGTCGTCTCCGCGGAGTGGGTGGAGATGATGCGGAGGCTGGTGCAGGCGGGTGTCATCTCCGCGCCGGCGGTGAGCGCGGCGGTCCGCATCCACGGTGGCCAGGTGCTGATGGCCCAGGCGAATCAGGACCTGCCCGAGGGCGTGCGTGAGGCGCTGGGAGACAGCCCCGAGGTGCGCGGCATGCGGGTGACGGACAGAGCGGGCGCGGGCATGGCCGACACGCCGAAGCACCATGTACTACCGAGAGAGCACCGCAAGTGGTTCGAGCAGCGCGGCTTCAAGGGGGACATGGACATCGACCAGTTCTGCGTCCGGTTGGAGCAGGCTCACCATGAGGCGATTCACGGTGGAGGCAACTGGAAGCTGGGACGCACGTGGCCCGGGGAATGGAACCGACTGACCATGGAGGCTTTGCATGCGGCCGAAGTTGAACGTGGCCGGATGTTGACGCGGAATCAGGTCCTCGACATCGTCGCGGAACTCATGGAGATCTATGACGTTCCGATCAGATTCGTGACAGGACGCAGCCGATGACTGACGGCCGTTCCTGGCAGGGCAATTGGAAAGCACGACTCCATGAGCGCGTCCGTTCGCGAGGCTACGAGTCACTCACAGCTTTCGCTGAAGCTCGCCCCACCGCATCGTTGGTTGCGTTGGCCGAGGAACTTGGTCCGGACGATGTTTCCGGAGTGCAGGTGTACAACGAACTGGTTGCCGAAGCGGTACGCAACCATCGAGTCACTCGGTTGGTGCGCGGGCAGCTCGTGCGCCACCTATGGGGCAGCCTCCCCAACGGCTGGCCAGCGGAGATGGATGACGACAATCGATTCAAGGTCGCCAAGGCACTTGGATTGTGGGCTGGATTCATCCCTGAAACCCATAAGGAGCGAGGCCGACTTGCCAGGGAGGAGCTTCGCTCCAATCCCCCGCCCGCGGGCTGGCGTCCACTCGGTCCCGACGACGAGCTTCTCCGTACGCTCCTGCCCGACGAAGAAGCCTGACCCCTCAGTCGCGCAACAGCCGCTTTCCCTCCAGCACGTGCTCGGACCAGGACTGTGACGAGTTCAGCGTGGGCACGAGCCGCGCCTTGAGCGCATCACCCTCGATGGGGTCCGGCACCGACTCCGGGAGATAGATGGCGCCACGCTCGCTCGGCCGCAGCCACGCGC
This window encodes:
- a CDS encoding NUDIX hydrolase encodes the protein MTDGRSWQGNWKARLHERVRSRGYESLTAFAEARPTASLVALAEELGPDDVSGVQVYNELVAEAVRNHRVTRLVRGQLVRHLWGSLPNGWPAEMDDDNRFKVAKALGLWAGFIPETHKERGRLAREELRSNPPPAGWRPLGPDDELLRTLLPDEEA
- a CDS encoding DUF2380 domain-containing protein, with translation MARWMVVLLSLVMGCASEDHGLLRYQRFGEGSPRGGREDVASVHGAVLHSVDEVKGSLGGTRAALVVLEERPSDFGGRGFDGVFGRYLEQGTRQLTWARGELGSAMLWMGEASEVEDPDMELALLRMAGPRLQAAMFGALLAATWVDFLQLADAVLRHCAVCGSEKLFVDLDRVQRLMEPTLKELASKDSVRIEAAATAMPVLMGTLTREFEGIRRETREAMEVGGKVMVAVQVLEMAAMVSTLKMSLPRVPPAAPMTMGVGLVMSSGGVMTGSRIVVSAEWVEMMRRLVQAGVISAPAVSAAVRIHGGQVLMAQANQDLPEGVREALGDSPEVRGMRVTDRAGAGMADTPKHHVLPREHRKWFEQRGFKGDMDIDQFCVRLEQAHHEAIHGGGNWKLGRTWPGEWNRLTMEALHAAEVERGRMLTRNQVLDIVAELMEIYDVPIRFVTGRSR
- a CDS encoding amidohydrolase family protein; this encodes MIGGGFVIDAVTHAYNLHPSNWRAGKYAESLAQLIFGLHSGLSGDTHRVVKPEQFMKDWSVDELAHILFVESDIDLAVHHVLPLQTLYTDGLCSYEKTLDIKRRFPDRFLVYAGVDPLRGTAALEDLEKQAEELKPTGLKLYPAAWLGDSFKHTGWRMDDPRIAFPLFERAQKLGIKNIAVHKGLPMGAVPIEAYKVDDIGGAADAFPDLNFEIVHGGMAFLDETGMQLSLFPNVYVNLEVTGALLVKRERWFAESLAQLLKWAGPGKIMWGSGTVFSHPQPALQKFWNDFQLPEELTQVCGMQVTPEVKRMILCDNYARYAGVDVDAVKKRIANDEFARKKAQGNIQPYSYKGGQP
- a CDS encoding PAS domain S-box protein, giving the protein MEQWAHRFFELSTELFAVLGSQGRILEANPAWNVTVGWSPTELRLEGYRGFIHPEDLASVDSRLESLTRMMGTTRFSCRWRCRDGTWAWLVWSVACSAVGGPLYCTVRRLESPPALEPGRASSEASGPLPPWAMSDSLPLGLYVVEVRTGTVLYANHRFCQLWGIESLEAALRKGQVSHEDVLGHCLRAGDAASVLRLVSAETQLDVPPLHADEARLTNGRTLRRLSTPMGASGDESRYRLFAFEDVTERKRTEEALHRSEESFRKLIETAPEVIFVHRDQRFVYVNPTLLRALKYDHASELIGRSIWTIVHPDDLDLVRQRVHAVVARGELAPLREIRYLRRDGTWFDAESAGLPVDFDGVGAVVVMARDITERKRMQAQLLQSDRMVLAGTLAAGVGHEINNPLTYVMANLESALDAMHRLGGELGRTLPDGALAPSWSMTLKDTVELLKEAHEGATRVRNIVRDLKYISRQEEERRELLDVRESLEFSLKLASSELRPRAQVIKRYEDVPRVHADASRLGQVFLNLVVNAAQAIPEGDPTNQRVTLWVRPGPHGGVAVDVSDTGSGMPPSVLARIFDPFFTTKAVGSGTGLGLSICHGIMRSLGGDITVRSEPGRGTTFTVLLPPAPADAAPREVPVLPPPSSERAGRMLVIDDEPAVGRSLARIIGKRHQVTVVSSGEEALAKLDSGAPFDAIFCDLMMPGITGMDVYERVREREPGLSLRFIFITGGSYTARARQFLERIPNPRIEKPFDAQMIQQLVGEVLAVGVDGDVSGLK
- a CDS encoding M20/M25/M40 family metallo-hydrolase produces the protein MPVSTLILSSSLALQLVSGAAPAAPAKSSAPVKSAAPAKKAYAPPLAVAEKLVGPALTEGHSYARLAELTDGIGPRLSGSEGAAAAVQWALKSFKADGVKAWTEPVKVPRWVRGEERAEILPSELTRGHPLFILALGGSPPTAPEGLTAEVVEVTSLEALATLGDSVKGKIVFFNHTMSSPADYGRFAGLRGRGPALAAKAGAVGSLVRSLATASLRTPHTGSTRFDDEGPRIPAASVTTEEADQLHRLIAKGPVRVKMVLGCSELPDADSHNVVAEVRGREKPQEIVLISAHLDSWDVGTGAHDDGAGVVMVMEAARLIAKLPQAPRRTVRVVLYMNEENGLRGGRAYAEAHAAELSKHVAAMEMDSGGGRPVAVSLRSGPGGKELLEPWLSPLVALGAAQFSTREAGGADISPLVPARVPFFGVEVDASRYFDVHHTHADTLDKVEPQDLARSTAATAWVTYAMAESPETLARPEAPTAPPGGGAPVATPPKAASGH
- a CDS encoding metal-sulfur cluster assembly factor encodes the protein MTAVESALRERIQEIPDPCSLATGVPLGIGEMGLIESVVHQEGKVTVRLHITSPMCMMAAYFMREIEQRLTGQDGVESVHVEFDHDLKWTPQDIHPEARERLAAKRITMLGGRMIPRGEAPTSR
- a CDS encoding SAM-dependent methyltransferase; translation: MTTDEAFFTLYGDLPRLGPGSDACTREALGRLPSLPPAPRVVDLGCGNGRQTLVLAEALRTPILAVDLHPPFLHQLEQDARARGLQTFIQTRCQDMGALDLPHESVDLLWSEGAIYHLGFGPGLTRWRPLLAPGGVTAITECTWLTDARPTEAVDFWAQGSPSMGTVEENRAAAHAAGLEVLDTFTLPPSAWWDSYYTPLLERARRLAPTADEPLRQVIADAHRETDLYRHHGHAYGYVFYLLRRPT